A window of the Armatimonadota bacterium genome harbors these coding sequences:
- a CDS encoding VOC family protein, which yields MTAPTEAKLIAIAPQFLVPDLQAALDFYLERLGFRIAFRYSDFYAAVERDGMMIHLKHSDEPDPGRRTKQHGDHLDAYISVTGVVALYEEYQRRGVAFAQPLQATAWGTQEFVVWDNSGYILYFGQPS from the coding sequence ATGACAGCGCCCACAGAAGCAAAACTGATTGCCATCGCGCCTCAATTTCTGGTGCCAGACCTGCAGGCGGCCCTCGATTTTTATCTCGAACGGCTGGGCTTTCGCATCGCCTTCCGGTACAGCGATTTCTACGCCGCGGTAGAGCGCGATGGAATGATGATCCATCTCAAGCATTCCGACGAGCCAGACCCCGGCCGCCGCACCAAACAGCACGGCGACCACCTGGATGCCTACATCAGCGTGACTGGTGTGGTGGCCCTGTACGAGGAATACCAGCGGCGCGGCGTTGCGTTTGCCCAGCCGCTTCAGGCCACAGCGTGGGGCACACAGGAGTTTGTTGTTTGGGATAACAGCGGCTACATTCTCTACTTCGGCCAACCATCCTGA
- a CDS encoding DinB family protein yields MPTSRRDIIKGRLATARKWLDSVTVRLTPDLMDWAPAEGMRTVGGQLAEIVSVELPLVPFMKNGVAMTDAEMNAVVGDWDDLENMKQKLVDIRNSTLLYLASLSEAELDAPSTVSEDWYGCFWQPGEPRAEHFVNIAEHEYYHAGQLISYMWFRGDDPYRW; encoded by the coding sequence GTGCCCACATCACGCAGAGACATCATCAAGGGCCGGCTCGCAACGGCCCGCAAGTGGCTCGATTCGGTAACCGTTCGCCTCACGCCAGACCTGATGGACTGGGCGCCGGCCGAAGGCATGCGCACCGTGGGCGGTCAGCTTGCAGAAATCGTGAGTGTTGAGCTGCCGCTCGTTCCATTTATGAAAAACGGCGTAGCGATGACCGATGCTGAAATGAACGCCGTTGTTGGGGATTGGGACGACTTGGAGAACATGAAGCAGAAGCTCGTTGATATCCGCAACTCCACCTTGCTGTATCTCGCCTCGCTTTCGGAAGCGGAGTTGGACGCGCCAAGTACGGTCAGTGAGGACTGGTATGGCTGTTTCTGGCAGCCAGGCGAGCCGCGTGCCGAGCATTTTGTAAACATCGCCGAGCACGAGTACTACCACGCCGGCCAACTTATCTCCTATATGTGGTTCAGAGGCGATGATCCCTACCGATGGTGA
- a CDS encoding PIG-L family deacetylase, whose amino-acid sequence MVRRAIRALILGLTVVLVYFGGQGAAFVYRHHLANEVGDAWHFAPVAGFSRRTRFLVIAPHPDDEALGASGAIQQTLEAGGAVCVVVVTNGDGFATAVKRQFRTMTPTPANYVAFGEMRQQETLRAMRVLGVPSANVDFLGYPDGGVNHIWMNHWSPLDPYLSRDTRSRRSPYTLAYRQGAPYCGAAILADLRQIMVQFQPTVIAVCHPDEDHPDHRAVAAFTDLALQTVRDGPSPPAWSRSALLIHYLIHRGDWPLPQGLDARDPLLPPAEMAALDTQWRELPVTTGQEENKEQAIRMYATQMAIMQPFLQSFVRATELYGTIQEGSVPILANQAGLQHVQWSAVVPALLDPVRDNMLADLQGSGDIRALYVCHDSRRVYFRMELRQRPTQAFRYSFTVRPFREVDLSPDAALEVDVGAGGKNVADPPGLTTKWTSDSVQASVPIADLDPSTDHPLQFISISGTASLAGVTVDVTGARILAW is encoded by the coding sequence TTGGTACGTCGCGCTATCCGCGCGCTGATTCTGGGCCTCACCGTGGTGCTGGTCTACTTCGGTGGCCAGGGCGCGGCCTTCGTTTACCGGCACCACCTTGCCAATGAGGTGGGCGACGCGTGGCACTTTGCGCCCGTAGCCGGGTTCTCGCGCCGTACCCGTTTCCTGGTGATTGCGCCACACCCGGACGATGAGGCGCTGGGCGCCTCCGGCGCTATCCAACAGACGCTCGAGGCGGGCGGCGCGGTCTGCGTGGTGGTTGTAACCAATGGCGATGGCTTTGCCACTGCCGTCAAGCGTCAGTTCCGCACGATGACCCCAACGCCCGCCAATTATGTGGCGTTTGGCGAAATGCGCCAGCAAGAGACGCTGCGCGCCATGCGCGTCCTTGGCGTACCATCAGCCAACGTTGACTTCCTCGGTTATCCCGATGGTGGCGTCAACCATATCTGGATGAACCACTGGTCGCCGCTCGATCCCTATCTATCGCGAGATACGCGCAGCCGGCGATCGCCCTACACGCTGGCATATCGGCAGGGCGCACCGTATTGTGGCGCCGCCATTCTCGCCGACCTTCGGCAGATTATGGTGCAGTTTCAGCCAACCGTGATTGCCGTATGCCATCCCGATGAGGATCATCCGGACCATCGCGCAGTAGCGGCGTTCACCGACCTTGCTCTACAAACTGTGCGCGACGGGCCGAGTCCGCCGGCATGGTCCCGTTCGGCTCTGCTTATCCACTATCTCATCCACCGCGGCGACTGGCCGCTGCCGCAGGGCTTGGACGCCCGCGACCCGCTCCTTCCGCCGGCCGAAATGGCAGCGCTGGATACGCAGTGGCGAGAGCTTCCAGTTACCACCGGCCAGGAGGAAAACAAGGAGCAGGCGATCCGTATGTACGCAACGCAGATGGCGATTATGCAGCCGTTTCTGCAATCGTTCGTCCGCGCAACCGAACTGTACGGAACCATACAAGAGGGTTCCGTCCCAATACTTGCCAACCAGGCCGGACTGCAGCACGTTCAGTGGTCGGCAGTGGTGCCGGCGCTCCTCGACCCGGTGCGCGACAACATGCTGGCAGATCTGCAGGGCAGCGGAGACATTCGTGCCCTGTACGTATGTCACGACAGCCGGCGCGTCTATTTCCGGATGGAGCTGCGGCAGCGGCCAACTCAGGCGTTCCGGTACTCGTTCACCGTGAGGCCGTTTCGGGAGGTGGACTTGAGTCCGGACGCCGCTCTGGAAGTGGATGTTGGCGCCGGTGGCAAGAACGTAGCGGATCCCCCCGGACTGACCACGAAATGGACCTCGGACTCGGTGCAGGCCAGCGTGCCGATCGCCGACCTCGACCCGTCTACGGACCATCCTCTCCAATTCATCAGCATTTCCGGCACCGCCTCGCTAGCGGGAGTGACTGTGGATGTAACCGGCGCCCGGATCCTCGCTTGGTAG
- the nadD gene encoding nicotinate-nucleotide adenylyltransferase, producing the protein MVGAGNQQVRIGVLGGVFNPIHFGHLQVAEEAVRVLGLHTLLVMPNGYPPHKFGEALALPGHRLAMAQLAILGHQRFECCEIEMAPPGPHYTVDTMSALLLRYPGADFWQIIGADTLPQLAGWRGIDALCKMVRFCVAARGCAEPAAHSVASVPYRGARVTALEMPPNSISSSDIRDRVRRGQSIRELTPAAVCEYIEQHNLYR; encoded by the coding sequence TTGGTAGGTGCCGGAAACCAGCAAGTTCGGATTGGTGTTCTCGGCGGGGTGTTCAATCCGATCCACTTTGGGCATCTGCAGGTTGCCGAGGAAGCCGTTCGGGTATTGGGACTTCATACGCTGCTGGTTATGCCAAATGGCTACCCGCCGCACAAGTTCGGCGAAGCGCTGGCGCTGCCCGGTCATCGGCTGGCGATGGCGCAGTTAGCCATTCTTGGCCACCAGCGATTTGAATGCTGCGAAATCGAGATGGCGCCACCGGGTCCGCACTATACCGTTGATACCATGAGTGCGCTATTGCTGCGCTACCCAGGCGCCGACTTCTGGCAGATAATTGGCGCAGATACGCTGCCGCAACTCGCCGGCTGGCGCGGCATCGACGCACTTTGCAAGATGGTCCGGTTTTGTGTTGCAGCGCGTGGTTGTGCTGAACCGGCCGCGCATTCTGTGGCTTCCGTACCGTACCGTGGTGCACGCGTAACGGCCCTCGAGATGCCACCGAATAGTATTAGTTCCAGCGATATCCGGGACCGTGTTCGACGAGGCCAGTCGATCCGTGAGCTAACACCGGCCGCCGTTTGCGAGTATATTGAACAGCACAATCTGTATCGCTGA
- the rsfS gene encoding ribosome silencing factor, producing MPARKKQAEQTTDSEFRCRLVAAAADSLRASDIVALDLRPLTIIADFFVICTGKSSVQIRSIADRMEERMRAQGYRKHRIEGYRDGTWILLDYGDVVAHVMAAEAREFYNLETFWAAAERLELVLDVESTATPPELPAVRTTSARTRTTKSPALQIQT from the coding sequence ATGCCGGCGCGTAAGAAACAGGCCGAACAAACTACCGATTCTGAGTTCCGATGCCGTCTGGTGGCCGCAGCGGCCGACTCACTGCGCGCGTCCGACATTGTGGCGCTGGACCTACGTCCGCTCACAATCATTGCCGACTTCTTTGTGATCTGTACAGGCAAATCCAGTGTGCAGATTCGCTCCATTGCCGACCGGATGGAGGAGCGAATGCGCGCACAAGGTTACCGGAAGCACCGGATTGAAGGATATCGCGACGGCACGTGGATTCTTCTGGATTATGGCGACGTGGTTGCCCACGTGATGGCCGCCGAAGCTCGTGAATTCTACAATCTGGAGACGTTCTGGGCAGCGGCCGAGCGCCTGGAGTTGGTGCTGGACGTTGAGTCCACTGCCACCCCACCGGAGCTGCCGGCCGTGCGGACCACCTCCGCTCGCACGCGTACAACAAAGAGCCCGGCGCTTCAAATCCAGACCTGA
- a CDS encoding tetratricopeptide repeat protein: METPEAHQSSNPTPATGSGNGDAIRDDPQQRRKVEAELARLGLAPDAIRRFVDSDAHAADRPPADIAKPRAAAVGKASLESLAAMAAELAAANASKRLEELKQVDLGLPPVREVTREEAERAETMLREAQMLRRREKWNDAIAKCHEAINVAPTDAAGIEMLGDLYQSVGRVQEAMAAYKHAVTINPKRVGAERKFGDLLMRQEQWSHGDPEAMPVNPFAAVLLSMLIPGAGQIHNHDTLKGIVCLVLDGVFGWVLTATSVGFPAFRTGRGLHTTPFVTMAVAGIYYIAVLMDANLVARAGGKHRD, encoded by the coding sequence ATGGAAACTCCGGAAGCGCATCAGAGCTCGAACCCGACGCCTGCCACCGGATCTGGTAACGGCGACGCGATACGCGACGACCCACAGCAGCGACGTAAGGTAGAGGCGGAGTTGGCGCGTCTGGGACTTGCTCCAGACGCCATCCGCCGCTTCGTGGATAGTGACGCGCATGCTGCGGACCGCCCTCCAGCAGATATTGCCAAACCACGAGCCGCTGCGGTCGGAAAAGCGTCACTTGAATCGCTTGCAGCGATGGCCGCCGAGTTGGCAGCAGCCAATGCGTCCAAACGACTGGAAGAGCTGAAGCAGGTCGATTTGGGCCTTCCACCGGTTCGCGAAGTGACCCGTGAGGAGGCCGAACGTGCGGAAACGATGCTGCGCGAGGCGCAGATGCTTCGGCGACGCGAAAAGTGGAACGATGCCATCGCCAAATGCCACGAAGCAATCAACGTGGCCCCTACCGACGCGGCCGGGATCGAGATGCTGGGCGACCTCTACCAGAGCGTTGGACGAGTCCAGGAAGCCATGGCGGCATACAAGCATGCGGTCACCATCAATCCCAAGCGAGTAGGCGCTGAGCGGAAGTTTGGGGATCTTCTCATGCGGCAGGAGCAATGGTCGCACGGTGATCCGGAGGCGATGCCGGTCAATCCCTTCGCGGCCGTTCTACTCTCCATGCTCATCCCGGGCGCCGGACAGATCCACAATCACGACACGCTCAAGGGCATTGTCTGCCTGGTGCTTGACGGCGTATTCGGCTGGGTGCTCACGGCTACGTCGGTCGGCTTTCCGGCGTTTCGAACCGGGCGAGGGCTCCATACCACCCCGTTTGTTACGATGGCAGTTGCCGGCATATACTACATTGCGGTTTTGATGGACGCAAACCTCGTGGCACGCGCTGGAGGTAAACATCGCGACTGA
- the gmk gene encoding guanylate kinase, producing the protein MTTDQSAANRGIAWGRCVRSAGRLFVLSGPSGVGKDTLFAQSRQQLSQMERSVSCTTRKPRLGERDGVDYHFWSEERFSESVSSGDFLESAEYGGNWYGTLRDPVVHLLSTGIDVMLIIEVKGALKARASIPDAVLIYVAPPSFAELRRRLENRPDFSAEKIAARLAIAVEELASVPEYDYLIVNQQLDAAAAQLSEVVRSERLRIDPVAAASLASGLQRELVAPRNG; encoded by the coding sequence ATGACTACAGACCAGTCGGCAGCGAATCGCGGTATCGCCTGGGGCCGATGCGTACGTTCCGCTGGGCGGCTTTTCGTGCTCAGTGGTCCATCGGGCGTGGGTAAGGACACGCTCTTTGCACAGTCGCGCCAGCAGCTGAGCCAGATGGAGCGAAGCGTCAGCTGCACCACGCGGAAGCCGCGCCTGGGTGAGCGCGACGGCGTTGACTACCACTTTTGGAGCGAGGAACGTTTCTCCGAATCGGTAAGCAGCGGAGATTTTCTCGAATCCGCGGAATATGGCGGCAACTGGTACGGCACGCTCCGGGATCCGGTGGTGCACTTGCTGTCTACGGGCATCGACGTGATGCTGATTATCGAAGTGAAGGGCGCGCTAAAGGCGCGGGCAAGTATTCCCGATGCCGTGTTGATCTATGTAGCGCCACCCAGCTTCGCCGAACTGCGACGGCGGCTTGAGAACCGGCCCGACTTTAGCGCCGAGAAGATCGCAGCCCGGCTGGCGATAGCCGTTGAGGAGCTTGCCAGCGTTCCGGAGTACGACTACCTGATTGTAAACCAGCAACTGGATGCGGCCGCTGCGCAGCTTTCGGAGGTGGTGCGTTCAGAGCGCCTTCGCATCGATCCGGTGGCCGCGGCATCCCTGGCGTCCGGCCTTCAACGCGAGCTGGTGGCGCCACGAAATGGCTGA
- the coaBC gene encoding bifunctional phosphopantothenoylcysteine decarboxylase/phosphopantothenate--cysteine ligase CoaBC, with protein sequence MAEHSGPSILLCVGGSIAAYKAADLCSGLLKLGAEVTVALTASATRFIGPATFRGLTGSDPLTDVFDEPIAHRMAHIAVAQHAALVLVAPATANLLAKMAAGIADDIVTTCLLAVPKQTPVLAAPAMNTAMWEHAATRANVELLQKRGVQLIPPDSGLLACGDIGEGRLANVATIMAEVQSRLAVSTSLAGLRVLITAGATREPLDPIRFLSNRSSGKMGFALAEVARERGAAVTVLAGFTTAPEPAGIRVVRASSAAEMHALALDLCGETDVIIAAAAVADYTPVAPASAKLKKLQSGEKLTVEFVRTPDILADISAARRPGQTIVGFAAETHDLAAHARQKLKSKALDLVVGNNVMRRGAGFETDTNAITIIWPDGRSEEHDVMPKRAVADRIWDAIELARRSS encoded by the coding sequence ATGGCTGAGCATTCCGGGCCGTCGATCCTGTTGTGTGTTGGCGGCAGTATAGCGGCATACAAAGCCGCGGACCTCTGCAGCGGCCTGCTGAAGCTGGGCGCTGAGGTGACCGTGGCCCTAACGGCCTCCGCGACGAGATTCATAGGGCCGGCCACGTTCCGCGGCCTGACAGGCTCGGATCCGCTGACCGACGTATTTGATGAGCCGATCGCGCACCGGATGGCACACATTGCAGTGGCGCAACACGCCGCTCTGGTACTTGTAGCGCCAGCGACGGCAAACCTGCTTGCCAAAATGGCTGCCGGCATCGCCGATGACATCGTTACCACATGCTTGCTGGCTGTGCCCAAACAGACACCGGTGCTAGCTGCACCAGCCATGAACACGGCGATGTGGGAGCATGCCGCAACGCGGGCCAATGTTGAGCTGCTGCAGAAGCGCGGGGTGCAGTTGATACCGCCCGACTCCGGCCTTCTTGCATGTGGCGATATTGGCGAAGGACGGCTTGCCAACGTGGCCACGATAATGGCCGAAGTACAGAGCCGCCTTGCTGTGTCCACCAGCCTCGCCGGCCTACGTGTGCTGATTACCGCCGGCGCCACGCGTGAGCCGCTGGACCCCATCCGGTTTCTATCTAACCGCTCCAGCGGAAAGATGGGCTTTGCCCTCGCCGAAGTTGCCAGGGAGCGCGGCGCCGCTGTGACCGTCCTGGCAGGCTTCACCACGGCGCCAGAGCCGGCCGGCATCCGCGTGGTGCGCGCATCGTCAGCAGCAGAGATGCATGCTTTGGCGCTCGACCTGTGCGGCGAAACCGATGTGATTATCGCGGCGGCCGCGGTAGCCGACTACACGCCCGTGGCGCCCGCCTCGGCAAAACTGAAGAAGCTGCAGAGCGGCGAGAAGCTGACGGTGGAGTTCGTGCGAACGCCCGACATCCTCGCAGATATCTCCGCGGCACGTCGCCCGGGCCAGACCATCGTGGGCTTCGCCGCCGAAACGCACGACCTCGCAGCCCATGCGCGCCAGAAACTAAAATCCAAGGCACTCGATCTGGTGGTTGGAAACAACGTAATGCGCCGCGGCGCCGGCTTTGAGACCGACACCAATGCCATTACCATCATCTGGCCGGACGGGCGGAGTGAAGAGCACGATGTGATGCCAAAGCGGGCTGTTGCCGATCGCATCTGGGATGCGATTGAGCTTGCGCGCCGAAGTTCGTGA
- the rodA gene encoding rod shape-determining protein RodA, giving the protein MIAQLLDSRYRRTVDWALFAITAVLCALGIVFIFSATRGLPGEAWKKQLLAIVLGCFALVAAMRVDFHRYTRYCTRLYVATLILLIIVLKAAPATNGAARWIRIGGFPFQPSEFAKLVVIYGLAVFLKNRQEEIGELRTVLLSLAWVAVPMALIFKQPDLGTALVIFAIWLGMVFMAGGRLRHIGGLLAIGAVLFVGLWFSGRVLKHYQKNRLIAFVNPEAEPKEAGYHILQARIAIGSGQMWGQGYLKGTEVHGGYIPERQSDFIFTDIGEEWGFVGALAVIGLYVALLWRGALVVAAASQDFLGQMIATGIVTMLAVHVLVNIGMNVGIMPVTGVPLPLISVGGSNVVSTLIAVGLLQSVGIRHHRLLF; this is encoded by the coding sequence GTGATTGCGCAGCTGCTCGATTCTCGCTACCGGCGCACGGTGGATTGGGCGCTTTTTGCCATTACCGCAGTGCTGTGCGCACTCGGCATTGTGTTCATCTTCAGCGCTACCCGCGGCCTTCCGGGCGAGGCCTGGAAAAAACAGTTGTTGGCAATTGTGCTTGGCTGCTTTGCGCTGGTCGCTGCGATGCGCGTCGATTTTCATCGCTATACGCGCTACTGCACCCGCCTGTACGTTGCCACCCTGATTCTCCTCATTATTGTGCTGAAAGCCGCACCGGCAACCAACGGAGCCGCCCGCTGGATCCGCATCGGAGGCTTTCCGTTTCAGCCGTCCGAGTTTGCGAAGCTCGTCGTCATCTATGGCCTGGCTGTTTTCCTCAAGAACCGGCAGGAAGAGATCGGCGAACTCCGGACGGTGCTGCTCTCCCTGGCGTGGGTAGCTGTACCGATGGCTCTTATCTTCAAGCAGCCGGATCTTGGTACAGCGCTGGTCATATTTGCAATATGGCTAGGCATGGTGTTCATGGCCGGTGGTCGCCTCCGGCATATCGGCGGTCTCCTGGCGATTGGCGCCGTACTGTTCGTGGGGCTCTGGTTCAGCGGGCGGGTGTTGAAGCACTACCAAAAGAACCGGCTCATCGCATTTGTCAATCCGGAAGCCGAACCCAAGGAGGCCGGATATCACATCCTTCAGGCGCGCATCGCGATCGGTTCCGGCCAGATGTGGGGCCAGGGCTACCTCAAAGGCACCGAGGTTCATGGCGGGTATATACCGGAGCGGCAATCGGACTTCATATTCACCGATATCGGTGAAGAGTGGGGCTTTGTAGGCGCACTCGCCGTTATCGGCCTTTACGTAGCGCTATTGTGGCGCGGTGCGCTTGTTGTGGCGGCGGCTTCACAGGATTTTCTCGGCCAGATGATCGCCACCGGAATCGTAACGATGTTGGCAGTGCATGTGCTGGTGAATATCGGCATGAATGTGGGCATCATGCCGGTAACCGGGGTGCCGCTGCCGCTGATCTCGGTGGGGGGCAGCAACGTCGTCTCTACACTTATCGCCGTGGGCCTGTTGCAATCGGTAGGCATCAGGCACCACCGCCTGCTCTTCTAG
- the sucC gene encoding ADP-forming succinate--CoA ligase subunit beta, whose product MKLHEYQAKEVFARWGVAVPANAGVIVEAAEAAAAVERLGGAGVLKAQVHTGGRGKAGGIRVVHSASEAVEVAGQLLGMLLKTKQAPDGLRIDRLLIEAPIEITSEYYLGIVPDRTTRHNVVMLSAKGGMDIEQVAEETPEAIVKVDVDPLVGLCEFALRDAAYRAGLNRAAVNRIVTLGAQLYKCFTAMDGALVEVNPLAITADGAVVAADAKFEVDDSALFRHPELAQWAESAEEDPIEAEAHKQDIAYVHLGGDIGIICNGAGLTMTTMDEVKRAGGSPANFLDVGGGAQAERVRSCINLVMSDTNVRGILINIFGGITRCDEVAHGILSAIDGVELKLPIVVRLAGTRAEEGAAILKGSRLIPMATMEEAAARIVALSR is encoded by the coding sequence TTGAAACTGCATGAGTATCAGGCAAAAGAGGTTTTCGCACGGTGGGGCGTGGCCGTGCCGGCAAATGCCGGGGTCATCGTCGAAGCCGCTGAGGCCGCCGCGGCCGTTGAGCGGCTTGGCGGCGCCGGTGTGCTGAAAGCCCAGGTCCATACTGGGGGCCGGGGCAAAGCCGGTGGCATTCGTGTGGTGCACTCGGCATCAGAGGCTGTGGAGGTCGCCGGCCAACTGCTGGGGATGCTTCTCAAGACCAAACAGGCGCCGGACGGCCTCCGCATCGACCGGCTGCTTATTGAAGCGCCCATTGAGATTACGAGCGAATACTATCTTGGGATTGTGCCGGACCGGACAACCCGCCATAACGTGGTGATGCTGAGCGCCAAGGGCGGCATGGATATAGAGCAGGTGGCTGAAGAGACGCCGGAGGCCATCGTAAAGGTGGACGTCGATCCGCTCGTCGGCTTGTGCGAATTTGCCCTGCGAGACGCAGCGTACCGCGCCGGTCTTAACCGCGCGGCTGTCAATAGAATCGTAACGCTTGGCGCGCAGCTCTACAAGTGCTTTACCGCCATGGATGGCGCGCTCGTTGAAGTCAATCCACTAGCCATCACGGCCGATGGCGCCGTAGTTGCCGCCGACGCCAAGTTTGAGGTGGATGACAGCGCTCTGTTCCGCCATCCGGAACTGGCGCAGTGGGCCGAATCGGCGGAAGAGGATCCGATAGAGGCCGAGGCCCACAAACAGGATATTGCGTACGTGCATTTAGGTGGAGATATCGGCATCATCTGCAACGGCGCCGGCCTCACCATGACAACCATGGACGAGGTGAAGCGCGCGGGTGGGTCTCCCGCTAACTTTCTGGATGTAGGCGGCGGAGCGCAAGCCGAGCGTGTTCGCAGCTGCATCAACCTGGTGATGAGTGACACGAACGTGCGCGGCATCCTCATCAACATTTTTGGCGGCATAACGCGCTGTGATGAGGTGGCGCACGGCATACTGAGCGCGATCGATGGTGTGGAGTTGAAGCTGCCGATTGTGGTTCGCCTGGCCGGCACGCGCGCCGAGGAGGGGGCCGCTATTCTCAAAGGCAGCCGCCTCATCCCGATGGCAACCATGGAAGAGGCTGCCGCGCGGATCGTCGCCCTGTCGAGGTAG